One genomic segment of Paenibacillus xylanexedens includes these proteins:
- a CDS encoding ABC transporter permease, which translates to METLTKNSASANRSSDPKPPLKNRRNGIWDRMKQQKYLYLMSLPFVAWVFVFNYLPLWGWTMAFQNYKPARSFGDQEWVGFKHFVELFSDDRFYLVLRNTLAMSLMGLVVGFIVPIFFAILLNEMRGMFFKRAVQTVSYLPHFVSWVVVAGIITKMLSTDGGIINDLLVGLNIIDQPIQFMAKGNLFWYIVTASDMWKETGWNAIIYLAAITGIDNELYEASRVDGANRWRQMWHITLPGIRTTISVLFIMSIGHLISIGFEKQFLLGNSLVTDYSEVLDLYALNYGLNMGRFSYGTAIGIFNSVVSIILLFTANGLFKKFTKESIM; encoded by the coding sequence ATGGAAACGCTAACAAAAAATTCCGCTTCCGCGAACAGAAGCAGTGACCCCAAACCGCCTTTAAAGAATCGGCGGAACGGAATTTGGGACAGAATGAAACAGCAGAAATATCTCTATCTCATGTCATTGCCATTCGTAGCTTGGGTTTTCGTATTTAACTATCTGCCACTATGGGGATGGACGATGGCTTTCCAAAATTATAAACCTGCCAGATCATTTGGTGATCAAGAGTGGGTTGGTTTTAAACACTTTGTAGAGCTGTTCAGTGATGATCGTTTCTATCTGGTACTTCGTAATACGCTTGCAATGAGCTTGATGGGACTAGTTGTCGGTTTTATCGTACCGATATTCTTCGCTATTCTCCTGAATGAAATGAGAGGCATGTTCTTCAAACGTGCCGTGCAAACGGTATCATATCTGCCTCACTTTGTATCCTGGGTTGTTGTAGCCGGGATCATTACGAAGATGCTCTCCACCGATGGAGGGATTATCAATGATCTATTGGTAGGACTGAACATTATCGATCAGCCGATCCAATTCATGGCCAAGGGGAACTTGTTCTGGTACATTGTAACCGCTTCAGATATGTGGAAAGAAACCGGTTGGAATGCCATCATCTATCTGGCGGCGATTACAGGTATCGACAATGAGCTGTATGAAGCTTCCCGTGTAGATGGAGCCAACCGCTGGAGACAGATGTGGCATATTACGCTGCCTGGCATACGGACCACGATTTCTGTACTTTTCATCATGTCGATTGGGCATCTGATCAGTATCGGTTTCGAGAAGCAGTTCTTGCTTGGCAACAGTCTGGTCACAGACTACTCGGAAGTACTTGATCTATACGCGCTCAATTATGGTTTGAATATGGGACGATTCTCGTATGGTACAGCCATAGGTATATTCAACTCCGTTGTCAGTATCATCCTTCTGTTTACTGCAAACGGCTTGTTCAAAAAATTCACAAAAGAAAGCATCATGTAG
- a CDS encoding ABC transporter substrate-binding protein: MKGKTPKTFAMLLLASALAITAGCSGGGTNASEKPVDSGDTTSPVTFTFFGADASPNWNNMKDAVGQEITKATGVTIEAEYDVNNGGDQKIPLMAASGDYPDIIYPKGNLSKLVDAGAMLDLTDLIEEHAPNLKKIYGDQMNRLKYSLEDQAIYTIPTNMGVDNVEFDARGGFEIQQRVLKELGYPEVKTLEDYENVLRTYYEKHPTIDGQPTIPLTLNADDWKIMITVTNPAFQATGGPDDGEYYINPETYEAVLHYKRPEEKEYFRWLNKMYNEGLLDKDTFVQKDDQYKSKIASGRVLGLIDQEWNYGEAENALKSSNGGDKTYAHFSVSLNKDIVDHTFQPTGFDGYGIGITTSAKDPVRIIKFMDWLASDEGQVLRNWGVEGQHYQVENGKRIIPADVQDRKTNDNSAFTKESGVGMYNIFSARYGDGVKDATDNYYTTNFPEQIQAGYTAAEKETLKAYGITTWKDFYPSDDDLKLKDWGAAYNMPVPSDTDYNVTFQKTQDIVRKRIPEAILAKPENFDSVYDSLLAELDKAGAVEMEKQYTVWIKERVALWTGKDVK, encoded by the coding sequence ATGAAGGGCAAAACACCAAAAACATTCGCAATGCTTCTGTTAGCCAGTGCTCTTGCAATTACAGCAGGATGCAGCGGAGGAGGAACTAACGCTTCAGAGAAACCGGTTGATTCCGGAGATACAACCAGTCCAGTGACCTTTACATTCTTTGGTGCAGACGCGAGTCCGAACTGGAATAACATGAAGGATGCTGTCGGTCAAGAGATTACTAAGGCAACGGGAGTTACAATTGAAGCTGAGTATGATGTGAATAATGGTGGTGACCAAAAGATTCCTTTGATGGCTGCCAGTGGTGATTACCCTGATATTATCTATCCTAAAGGCAACTTGTCTAAGCTTGTGGATGCAGGCGCGATGCTGGACCTGACCGATCTAATTGAGGAGCATGCTCCCAACTTGAAAAAAATCTATGGTGATCAGATGAACCGTCTGAAATACAGTTTGGAAGATCAAGCCATTTACACGATCCCGACGAATATGGGTGTAGATAACGTTGAGTTTGACGCTAGGGGCGGATTCGAAATTCAACAAAGAGTATTGAAAGAGCTTGGCTACCCTGAAGTAAAAACGCTTGAGGACTACGAGAACGTACTGAGAACGTATTATGAAAAACATCCAACGATTGATGGTCAACCGACTATTCCGTTAACATTGAATGCGGATGACTGGAAAATTATGATTACGGTAACGAACCCTGCATTCCAAGCTACTGGTGGACCGGATGATGGTGAGTATTATATTAATCCTGAGACCTATGAAGCCGTTCTACACTACAAACGCCCTGAAGAAAAGGAATATTTCCGTTGGTTGAACAAAATGTACAATGAGGGTCTGCTTGACAAAGATACATTTGTTCAAAAGGATGACCAATACAAATCCAAAATTGCCAGTGGCCGTGTACTCGGTCTAATCGACCAGGAGTGGAACTATGGTGAGGCAGAGAATGCTTTGAAATCATCTAACGGTGGCGATAAAACATATGCCCACTTCTCCGTGTCCTTGAACAAGGATATTGTGGATCATACGTTCCAACCGACAGGATTTGACGGTTATGGTATCGGAATCACAACTTCGGCCAAAGATCCGGTACGTATTATCAAATTCATGGATTGGCTTGCTTCCGATGAAGGTCAGGTCCTGAGAAACTGGGGCGTTGAAGGCCAACATTACCAAGTCGAGAATGGGAAACGCATCATTCCGGCTGACGTACAAGATCGCAAAACCAATGATAACTCTGCTTTTACCAAAGAATCAGGCGTAGGCATGTATAACATATTTAGCGCCAGATACGGTGATGGTGTGAAAGATGCCACGGATAACTACTATACAACGAACTTCCCTGAACAGATTCAAGCTGGTTACACTGCCGCTGAGAAGGAAACGTTGAAAGCCTATGGTATTACAACATGGAAAGATTTCTATCCTTCCGACGATGATCTGAAGCTGAAAGATTGGGGCGCAGCATACAACATGCCTGTACCATCTGACACGGATTACAACGTAACGTTCCAGAAAACACAGGATATCGTACGTAAACGTATTCCAGAGGCGATCCTTGCCAAACCTGAGAACTTCGACAGCGTATATGATAGTCTTCTGGCTGAACTCGATAAAGCGGGTGCAGTGGAGATGGAGAAACAATACACGGTTTGGATCAAGGAACGTGTAGCTCTCTGGACTGGAAAAGATGTGAAATAA
- a CDS encoding ABC transporter substrate-binding protein: protein MASSKMKIALAPVLAMSLLAGCGGGSGSDTSFKDTSAETTPLTFDFFSVDPSPNWNGMKDEVGKVLTEKTGITLNGEFAVSGGQDKISLMAASGDYPDIVSPKGELSKLVDAGAMLDLTDLIDQYAPNLKKLYGNYMDRLKYSNEDQAIYVLPTYYAVDQKYFDAGGGFGIQHRVLKELGYPEVRTLEDYENVLKAYKEKHPTIDGQPTIPLTLDADDWRIMITVTNPAFQATGAPDDGEYYIDPETYEASLHYKRPEEKEYFRWLNHMYNTGLLDQDSFIQKTDQYKSKIASGRVLGVIDQDWGYSDAENALKSAGKTEATYSHFPVTLSEDIKDHAYQDPGFVSGWGVGITTSNPDPVRTIKFFDYLASEEGQVLMNWGIEGKQYEVKDGKRVIPADILDQKTNNAAVFQKETGIGLYTNMSGHYGDGVKDSTDNYYTTNFPEQIVAAYSDAEKETLKAYGATTWKDLFPSEDEFPIKPWGAAYNLPTPGDSNYNVIFKKTQDIIRKRIPEAILSTPEQFDAIYDGMIAEVNQAGAEDMEKQYTELVQNRVQLWSGEEAK from the coding sequence ATGGCAAGTTCCAAAATGAAGATTGCACTGGCACCAGTGCTTGCAATGTCTTTACTCGCAGGTTGCGGTGGAGGAAGCGGCAGTGATACGTCGTTCAAGGATACAAGCGCAGAGACAACTCCACTTACTTTTGATTTCTTCAGCGTTGACCCCAGTCCGAACTGGAATGGCATGAAGGATGAAGTAGGTAAAGTCCTTACGGAAAAAACAGGGATAACCCTTAACGGTGAATTTGCCGTTAGTGGTGGTCAAGATAAAATATCCTTAATGGCGGCGAGCGGAGACTATCCGGATATTGTCTCCCCCAAAGGAGAACTCAGCAAACTGGTGGATGCCGGAGCAATGCTCGATCTGACAGATCTGATCGACCAATATGCTCCCAATCTGAAGAAGCTGTATGGTAATTACATGGACCGGTTGAAATACAGTAATGAAGATCAGGCTATTTATGTGCTGCCAACGTATTATGCGGTAGACCAGAAGTACTTTGATGCAGGTGGTGGATTTGGCATTCAGCACCGTGTACTGAAAGAACTCGGATACCCGGAAGTGCGTACACTTGAGGATTACGAGAATGTATTAAAGGCGTACAAAGAGAAACACCCAACAATTGATGGTCAGCCAACCATCCCGTTAACACTGGACGCGGATGATTGGAGAATCATGATTACCGTAACGAACCCGGCCTTCCAGGCAACAGGTGCTCCGGATGATGGTGAATACTACATCGATCCAGAGACGTATGAAGCAAGTCTGCATTACAAACGTCCAGAGGAAAAAGAGTACTTCCGCTGGTTGAACCATATGTACAACACTGGATTGCTGGATCAGGACAGCTTTATCCAGAAAACAGACCAATACAAATCCAAAATTGCAAGTGGACGTGTTCTGGGTGTCATTGACCAGGATTGGGGTTACTCCGATGCAGAAAATGCATTGAAATCCGCTGGTAAGACTGAAGCAACGTATTCACACTTTCCAGTAACCCTGTCCGAGGATATCAAGGATCATGCCTACCAAGACCCTGGTTTTGTATCCGGTTGGGGTGTAGGGATTACAACATCGAATCCTGACCCGGTTCGTACGATCAAATTCTTCGATTACCTGGCTTCTGAAGAAGGGCAAGTGCTGATGAACTGGGGAATTGAGGGCAAACAGTATGAAGTGAAGGACGGCAAACGTGTCATTCCTGCCGACATTCTGGATCAGAAAACCAATAATGCAGCCGTATTCCAGAAAGAAACCGGTATTGGACTGTACACCAATATGTCCGGTCACTATGGAGACGGTGTGAAGGATTCAACGGATAACTACTACACTACGAATTTCCCTGAACAGATCGTGGCAGCATATTCTGATGCAGAGAAAGAAACACTCAAAGCTTACGGTGCTACGACGTGGAAAGATCTGTTCCCGAGTGAAGACGAGTTCCCAATCAAACCATGGGGAGCAGCATACAATCTGCCAACACCAGGTGACTCCAACTACAACGTCATCTTCAAGAAAACACAGGATATCATTCGGAAACGTATCCCGGAAGCCATTCTGAGTACTCCTGAACAGTTCGATGCGATCTATGACGGCATGATTGCAGAAGTGAACCAAGCAGGAGCAGAGGATATGGAGAAACAGTATACAGAACTCGTTCAAAACCGTGTTCAATTGTGGAGCGGTGAAGAGGCTAAATAA
- a CDS encoding carbohydrate ABC transporter permease, whose translation MANKAFNATRGDKLFDIFNILAMTMVLVVTLYPFLNVLAISLNNSTDTVRGGIYLWPREFTLQNYKTIFQYDGLLQGLQISILRTLVGTVLGLISSSMIAFTLSRPDFGLRKFVSTTLALTMYFSGGLIPVYILMRDLNLIGTFWVYVLPGMISAFNVFIIRSFIDGLPYSLQESAKLDGANDFTIYYRIILPLCKPVLATIALFLAVGQWNAWFDTYLYNGSKAHLTTLQYELMKVLQSTQQGSGAGRNANDMAQQMTQISPESIKMAITIVVTVPILIVYPFLQKYFVGGMTLGAVKG comes from the coding sequence ATGGCGAACAAAGCATTCAATGCTACTCGGGGCGATAAACTGTTCGATATATTCAACATCCTCGCGATGACCATGGTGCTGGTTGTAACACTTTATCCATTCCTTAACGTACTAGCTATCTCACTCAATAACTCGACAGATACAGTACGTGGCGGAATTTACTTGTGGCCTCGCGAATTCACATTACAGAACTACAAAACGATTTTCCAATATGATGGATTGTTACAAGGTTTGCAGATCTCCATTCTGCGTACACTTGTAGGTACCGTGCTCGGATTGATCAGTTCATCCATGATCGCCTTTACACTGAGCAGACCTGATTTTGGACTTAGAAAATTTGTTTCCACAACACTCGCGCTCACGATGTATTTCTCCGGTGGTCTGATTCCGGTGTACATTCTGATGCGTGACTTGAACCTGATCGGTACATTCTGGGTATATGTATTGCCTGGCATGATCAGTGCATTTAACGTGTTCATCATCCGTTCATTCATTGATGGCCTGCCATACTCATTGCAGGAATCCGCGAAGCTGGACGGAGCGAATGACTTTACAATCTATTACAGAATCATCTTGCCACTGTGTAAACCAGTGCTTGCTACCATCGCATTGTTCCTGGCTGTAGGTCAATGGAATGCGTGGTTTGATACGTACCTGTATAATGGTTCAAAGGCACATTTGACCACGCTCCAATATGAGCTGATGAAAGTATTGCAAAGTACACAGCAGGGCTCAGGTGCTGGACGAAATGCCAATGATATGGCACAGCAAATGACACAGATTTCACCGGAATCGATCAAAATGGCGATTACGATCGTTGTAACGGTTCCAATCCTCATTGTATATCCATTCCTTCAGAAGTACTTTGTTGGCGGTATGACACTGGGCGCAGTAAAAGGTTAA
- a CDS encoding ABC transporter substrate-binding protein — MRGKMKGNTPKTFAMLMLASAMLVTAGCGNSGTKETSESSGTEPITVTFFGADASPTWNKMQDAVGKKITEQTGVTIEAEYDVNDGGNQKIALMAASGDFPDMIYPKGNLSKLVDAGAMLDLTDLIEEHAPNLKKIYGEQMNRLKYSLEDQAIYTIPTNMGVDNVTFDATGGFEIQQRVLKELGYPEVKTLEDYENVLRAYYEKHPTIDGQPTIPLTLNADDWKIMITVTNPAFQATGAPDDGEYYIDPETYEAKLHYKRPEEREYFRWLNKMYNEGLLDKDAFVQKDDQYKSKIASGRVLGLIDQEWNYQEAENALKSSGKDDATYAHFSVSLNDEIVDHTFQPAGFDGYGIGITTSAKDPVRIIKFMDWLASDEGQVLRNWGIEGEHYNVEDGKRVIPDDVQDRKTNDNSNFSKETGIGMYNVFSARYGDGVKDSTDNYYTTNFPEQIVAGYTAAEKETLKAYGITTWKEFYPAEEDLPVKDWGAAYNMSVPSGTDYEVTFQKTQDIIRKRIPEAVLTTPANFDATYDALLADLDKAGAVEMEKQFTVWVKERVSLWTGKDVK; from the coding sequence ATGAGAGGCAAAATGAAAGGCAATACACCCAAGACGTTTGCAATGTTGATGCTCGCAAGTGCAATGTTGGTTACAGCTGGTTGTGGGAATTCGGGAACCAAAGAGACTTCGGAGTCCAGCGGAACCGAACCGATCACAGTTACATTCTTCGGGGCGGATGCTAGTCCAACCTGGAACAAGATGCAAGATGCTGTTGGTAAAAAGATTACGGAGCAAACAGGCGTTACCATTGAAGCAGAGTATGATGTAAACGATGGTGGTAACCAGAAGATTGCGCTAATGGCTGCCAGTGGTGACTTTCCTGATATGATCTACCCTAAAGGTAACTTATCTAAGCTTGTGGATGCAGGCGCGATGCTGGATCTCACGGACCTGATTGAGGAGCATGCTCCCAACCTGAAAAAAATCTATGGGGAACAGATGAACCGTTTGAAATACAGTCTGGAAGATCAAGCGATCTATACCATTCCAACCAATATGGGTGTTGATAATGTTACGTTTGACGCTACAGGTGGATTTGAAATTCAGCAAAGAGTATTGAAAGAGCTTGGATACCCTGAAGTGAAGACACTTGAGGATTACGAGAATGTACTCAGAGCCTATTATGAAAAACATCCAACCATTGATGGTCAACCAACCATTCCATTAACATTGAATGCAGATGATTGGAAAATCATGATCACGGTAACGAACCCGGCTTTCCAGGCAACAGGTGCACCGGATGATGGTGAATATTACATTGACCCTGAAACGTATGAAGCAAAATTGCACTACAAACGTCCAGAGGAAAGAGAATATTTCCGCTGGTTGAATAAAATGTACAATGAAGGCCTACTGGACAAAGATGCCTTTGTTCAAAAGGATGACCAATACAAGTCCAAAATTGCCAGTGGCCGTGTCCTCGGTCTGATTGACCAAGAGTGGAACTATCAAGAAGCGGAGAACGCGCTTAAATCATCGGGCAAGGATGATGCCACATACGCTCACTTCTCTGTATCACTTAACGATGAAATTGTGGATCACACGTTCCAACCAGCGGGCTTTGACGGTTATGGCATTGGGATCACAACTTCGGCCAAAGATCCAGTTCGTATCATTAAATTCATGGATTGGCTTGCTTCCGATGAAGGACAAGTTCTGAGAAACTGGGGTATCGAAGGCGAACATTACAACGTAGAAGATGGTAAACGCGTGATTCCAGATGACGTACAGGACCGCAAAACGAATGACAACTCCAATTTCAGCAAGGAAACAGGAATTGGGATGTATAACGTATTTAGCGCAAGATACGGTGATGGTGTAAAAGATTCTACAGATAACTACTACACAACCAACTTCCCTGAGCAGATTGTAGCTGGTTATACGGCTGCAGAGAAAGAAACGCTGAAAGCTTATGGTATCACGACTTGGAAAGAGTTCTATCCGGCTGAAGAAGATCTGCCAGTTAAGGATTGGGGCGCAGCTTATAACATGTCCGTACCTTCCGGTACAGACTATGAGGTAACGTTCCAGAAAACGCAGGATATCATCCGTAAACGGATTCCGGAAGCTGTTCTGACTACACCAGCCAACTTTGATGCAACCTATGATGCTTTACTGGCTGATTTGGACAAAGCGGGTGCAGTTGAAATGGAGAAACAATTTACGGTTTGGGTTAAGGAACGTGTCTCACTGTGGACAGGAAAAGACGTAAAATAA
- a CDS encoding glycoside hydrolase family 95 protein gives MSQHNKQTKINRLWYRQPAKRWEEALPIGNGRLGGMVYGGAADERIQLNEDTLWSGFPRDTIQYSSQRYLKQTRELIISGQYGEAEDLLNREMLGRDVEAYQPMGHFLLHHKGLESLSYDAFERELDLESGIATTTYSLEGTRYVREVYSSASDDLMVCTLTADQKGAVNVSVTLDSPHPYRVETSGDALTMFSRCPSHVESNYFRDHPESVLYEEDRGTAYAVRVAFTASGDQVKVSNLEGKLHIHGADQVVFYLEAATSFESYDVLPVKDHLVLEEECKEMISKATTHGVEALRDRHIQDHSALFNRVSIDLGVSANAELPTDERLQAYQAGQQDPGLEALYFQYGRYLLMASSRPGSQPANLQGIWNHQVEPPWHSDYTININTEMNYWPAEVCNLSECHEPLFDMLTDLSDTGRRTARILYGARGWTAHHNVDIWRTTTPTGGAASWAFWPMGGVWLTSHLWEHYQFTGDQRFLEERAYPIMKEAALFCLDWLVEGPDGYLVTIPSTSPENKFLTDAGEARSISMASTMDMSLIRELFTRCIEATKQLNLDESLASEWGEALNKLYPFRIGSEGQLLEWFKDFAESEPGHRHVSHLYGLYPGEQINRVNTPELVEAARVSLERRISQGGGHTGWSCAWLINLYARLLDSSQAHQFVHTLLARSTHPNLFDDHPPFQIDGNFGGTAGIAEMLLQSHLNELHLLPALPELWTQGCIEGLRARGGYTVAITWTDNKLASAVIKADRNESLTLRSAYPLRVEGNEQAKAELTPQGDYVIILTMTAGQTIRVSS, from the coding sequence ATGTCCCAACACAATAAACAAACTAAAATCAATCGTCTATGGTATCGACAACCGGCAAAACGCTGGGAAGAAGCATTGCCCATCGGAAACGGCCGTCTTGGAGGCATGGTGTACGGTGGCGCAGCAGATGAACGAATTCAGCTCAATGAAGATACATTATGGTCAGGGTTTCCACGGGATACGATTCAATACAGCAGTCAGCGGTATTTGAAGCAGACGCGAGAGTTGATCATTTCTGGGCAGTATGGTGAAGCTGAAGATTTGTTGAACCGTGAAATGCTTGGCCGTGATGTGGAGGCTTACCAGCCGATGGGTCATTTTCTATTGCACCATAAGGGTCTGGAGAGTCTTTCATATGATGCATTTGAACGGGAGCTTGATCTGGAATCGGGTATTGCAACCACAACCTACTCATTGGAAGGAACTCGTTACGTACGTGAAGTGTATTCCAGTGCTTCGGATGATCTAATGGTCTGCACATTGACTGCTGATCAGAAGGGCGCTGTGAATGTAAGTGTTACGCTAGACAGTCCCCATCCTTATCGCGTTGAGACTTCGGGAGATGCTCTAACCATGTTCAGTCGGTGCCCAAGTCATGTGGAGTCCAATTACTTCAGAGATCACCCGGAATCCGTCCTCTACGAAGAGGATCGGGGAACGGCTTATGCTGTCCGTGTAGCATTTACGGCATCTGGCGATCAGGTGAAGGTCTCCAATCTGGAAGGCAAGTTACATATTCACGGTGCTGACCAGGTTGTGTTTTATCTGGAAGCGGCTACCTCCTTTGAGAGTTACGATGTGTTACCTGTGAAGGATCATCTTGTATTGGAAGAGGAATGCAAGGAGATGATCTCCAAAGCGACCACACATGGCGTGGAAGCGCTTCGTGACCGACATATTCAGGATCATAGCGCGTTGTTTAACAGAGTCTCTATTGATTTAGGGGTATCGGCTAACGCCGAATTACCTACAGATGAGCGGCTGCAGGCTTATCAGGCAGGGCAACAAGACCCTGGACTGGAGGCGCTTTATTTTCAATATGGAAGATATCTGTTAATGGCTAGTTCGCGTCCGGGCAGCCAGCCTGCCAATCTGCAGGGAATCTGGAATCATCAGGTAGAGCCTCCATGGCACAGTGACTACACGATCAACATCAACACGGAGATGAATTACTGGCCAGCGGAAGTCTGTAATCTCAGTGAATGCCATGAGCCGCTGTTTGATATGCTGACCGATCTCAGTGATACAGGACGAAGAACGGCGCGGATTCTGTATGGAGCCCGTGGATGGACTGCCCATCATAACGTGGATATCTGGAGAACCACCACGCCTACAGGTGGAGCCGCGAGCTGGGCATTTTGGCCGATGGGCGGTGTGTGGCTGACCTCGCATCTATGGGAACATTACCAGTTTACCGGTGATCAGCGTTTTCTTGAGGAACGTGCGTATCCCATCATGAAAGAGGCGGCGCTGTTCTGTCTCGATTGGCTGGTGGAAGGGCCTGATGGTTATCTGGTTACGATTCCATCCACTTCACCAGAGAACAAGTTTCTCACAGATGCTGGGGAGGCACGCAGTATATCCATGGCTTCAACGATGGATATGAGTTTAATTCGTGAACTGTTCACCCGCTGTATAGAGGCCACGAAGCAATTGAATCTAGATGAGTCATTGGCAAGCGAGTGGGGTGAGGCTCTGAACAAACTCTATCCATTCCGAATTGGAAGCGAAGGACAATTGCTGGAGTGGTTTAAGGATTTTGCCGAATCCGAGCCAGGGCATCGTCACGTCTCCCATCTGTATGGGCTGTATCCGGGGGAGCAGATCAATCGAGTGAACACACCGGAATTGGTAGAAGCAGCACGGGTATCGCTTGAACGTCGTATCTCACAAGGTGGCGGGCATACAGGATGGAGCTGTGCATGGTTGATCAATCTGTATGCACGACTGCTGGATAGCAGCCAGGCACATCAGTTTGTGCACACGTTGCTGGCCCGATCCACACATCCGAATCTGTTTGATGACCATCCACCATTCCAGATCGATGGTAATTTTGGTGGCACGGCCGGAATCGCGGAGATGTTATTGCAGAGCCACTTGAACGAGTTACATTTACTCCCGGCACTACCTGAACTCTGGACTCAAGGTTGTATTGAAGGGCTTCGAGCACGGGGTGGTTATACGGTAGCTATAACGTGGACGGACAACAAGCTTGCGTCAGCGGTTATTAAGGCAGATCGAAATGAGTCGCTGACCCTTCGCAGTGCTTATCCGCTGCGTGTGGAAGGAAACGAACAAGCCAAGGCAGAGCTTACGCCTCAGGGCGATTATGTAATTATTTTAACGATGACCGCAGGACAGACGATCCGCGTGTCATCATGA